In the genome of Triticum urartu cultivar G1812 chromosome 5, Tu2.1, whole genome shotgun sequence, one region contains:
- the LOC125508307 gene encoding probable F-box protein At2g36090, with protein sequence MAGTRVDETTGGCSPACDHDGGIETVIDDLPADVLGIVLRCLDGASLAAAGCASAGFRELANDPDAWRALCLQMWPSLRQVVSCGGDGGYRALYADAFPFPAASPAVSSSLPARLVSAVDLHHNGVCIMSRVVETDASSAWFLGSPFRVDALVQEGFTSPSPVTPGDLRLSWILIDPATGAAVNVSSRRPVSIGRRWVTGDSVARFTVMLGGGIALEAAVMCDDRHGHIREISLCAADAEGGGVSGQDGLAAVAAAMASARQRRGAEEASRQLYEEFAKGKRERKERKERREGIVDLCCSGVGAAAFLAFLVMLTFQ encoded by the coding sequence ATGGCGGGAACTCGCGTTGATGAGACCACGGGGGGTTGTTCGCCGGCGTGCGACCACGACGGCGGCATTGAGACCGTCATCGACGACCTCCCCGCGGACGTCCTGGGCATCGTGCTCCGCTGTCTCGACGGCGCGTCCCTGGCAGCAGCTGGGTGCGCGAGCGCGGGATTCCGGGAGCTCGCCAACGACCCCGACGCGTGGCGCGCGCTCTGCCTCCAGATGTGGCCGTCGCTACGCCAAGTCGTCAGctgcggcggcgacggcggctaccGGGCGCTCTACGCTGACGCGTTCCCGTTCCCGGCCGCGTCACCCGCGGTGTCGAGCTCCCTCCCGGCGCGGCTCGTCTCGGCCGTTGACCTGCACCACAACGGCGTTTGCATCATGTCGCGCGTCGTCGAGACGGACGCCTCGTCGGCGTGGTTCCTGGGGTCACCGTTCCGCGTCGACGCGCTCGTCCAGGAGGGCTTCACGTCGCCGTCGCCGGTCACGCCAGGCGATCTGAGGCTGAGCTGGATACTGATCGACCCGGCAACCGGCGCCGCCGTGAACGTCTCCAGCCGGCGTCCCGTGTCCATCGGACGGAGGTGGGTGACCGGGGACTCCGTGGCGCGGTTCACTGTGATGCTCGGCGGCGGCATCGCGTTGGAAGCGGCGGTTATGTGCGACGACCGGCACGGGCATATCAGGGAAATAAGCCTGTGCGCGGCGGACGCCGAGGGTGGCGGTGTGAGCGGGCAGGACGGGCTGGCCGCGGTGGCCGCGGCCATGGCGAGCGCGAGGCAGCGCCGTGGAGCGGAGGAAGCATCGAGGCAGCTCTACGAGGAGTTCGCCAAGGGGAAGCGGGAAAGGAAGGAACGCAAGGAGAGGCGGGAGGGCATCGTTGACCTCTGCTGCTCAGGCGTCGGCGCTGCAGCTTTCCTGGCTTTCTTGGTGATGCTCACGTTCCAGTGA